From the genome of Cytobacillus firmus, one region includes:
- the pruA gene encoding L-glutamate gamma-semialdehyde dehydrogenase, which yields MVQPYKHEPFTNFKTEENREAYLQGLKTVESYLGQDYDLLIGGERISTEDKIVSINPSNKEEVVGRVSKANRDHAEKAMQAAVEAFKTWRKVKPETRADVLFKAAAIIRRRKHEFSALLTKEAGKPWNEADADTAEAIDFLEYYARQILEIKDGVPVNSRPNEYNRYDYIPLGVGIIISPWNFPLAIMAGTTVAAIVAGNAVLLKPASTTPVVAAKFVEVMEEAGLPKGVLNFVPGSGAEVGDYLVDHKDTRFISFTGSRDVGLRINERASKLNEGQIWLKRVIAEMGGKDTIVVDKEADLELAATSIVASAFGFSGQKCSACSRAVIVEDVYDQVLNRVVELTTELTQGNPEDQSNYMGPVIDQGAFDKIMSYIEIGKEEGKLMAGGEGDSSKGFFIKPTVFADLAPDARLMQEEIFGPVVGFTKAKDFDHALEIANNTEYGLTGAVITQNREHIQKAREDFHVGNLYFNRGCTGAIVGYQPFGGFNMSGTDSKAGGPDYILLHMQAKTTSEMY from the coding sequence ATGGTACAGCCGTACAAACATGAACCTTTCACAAATTTTAAAACAGAAGAAAACCGTGAAGCGTACTTACAGGGATTAAAAACAGTCGAAAGCTATTTAGGACAGGATTATGATCTATTAATTGGCGGAGAGCGCATTTCTACTGAAGATAAAATTGTATCAATCAATCCTTCTAATAAAGAAGAAGTCGTTGGCCGTGTGTCAAAGGCAAACCGCGATCATGCGGAAAAAGCGATGCAGGCTGCAGTCGAAGCGTTCAAGACTTGGAGAAAAGTAAAGCCGGAAACACGCGCAGATGTGCTATTCAAAGCAGCTGCGATTATCCGCCGCCGCAAGCATGAGTTTTCTGCCCTATTAACGAAGGAAGCAGGGAAGCCTTGGAACGAGGCAGATGCTGATACTGCAGAAGCGATTGACTTCCTTGAGTACTATGCACGCCAAATCTTAGAAATCAAAGACGGTGTTCCAGTCAATAGCCGTCCGAACGAATATAACCGTTATGACTACATTCCATTGGGAGTGGGGATCATCATTTCTCCTTGGAACTTCCCGCTTGCGATCATGGCCGGTACAACTGTTGCGGCAATCGTGGCAGGAAATGCTGTTCTTTTAAAGCCAGCTTCTACAACTCCAGTTGTGGCTGCGAAATTCGTTGAAGTGATGGAAGAAGCAGGCCTTCCGAAGGGCGTTCTGAACTTCGTGCCTGGCAGCGGTGCGGAAGTGGGCGACTACCTGGTTGACCATAAAGATACCCGCTTCATCTCCTTCACAGGATCACGTGACGTTGGTCTTCGCATCAACGAGCGTGCATCTAAATTAAACGAAGGCCAAATCTGGCTGAAGCGTGTCATCGCTGAAATGGGCGGTAAGGACACAATCGTTGTCGACAAAGAAGCAGACCTTGAATTGGCGGCGACTTCCATCGTGGCTTCTGCATTCGGATTCTCCGGCCAGAAGTGTTCAGCATGTTCACGTGCGGTTATCGTAGAAGATGTCTACGATCAGGTGCTTAACCGAGTGGTTGAACTGACTACCGAATTAACACAGGGCAATCCTGAAGACCAAAGCAATTACATGGGTCCAGTGATTGACCAGGGCGCATTTGACAAGATCATGAGCTATATTGAAATCGGCAAAGAAGAAGGCAAGCTGATGGCAGGCGGAGAGGGCGACAGCTCGAAAGGCTTCTTCATCAAGCCGACTGTATTCGCAGACCTTGCCCCGGATGCACGCTTAATGCAGGAAGAAATCTTTGGACCTGTCGTTGGCTTCACAAAGGCAAAGGATTTCGATCATGCGCTTGAAATCGCCAACAACACCGAGTACGGCTTAACAGGAGCAGTGATCACACAGAACCGAGAGCACATCCAAAAAGCGCGCGAAGATTTCCATGTTGGAAACCTATACTTCAACCGCGGCTGTACAGGTGCGATTGTTGGATACCAGCCATTCGGCGGATTCAACATGTCAGGAACAGACTCCAAAGCGGGCGGACCTGACTATATCCTGCTTCACATGCAGGCAAAGACGACTTCTGAAATGTATTAA
- a CDS encoding group I truncated hemoglobin — protein sequence MAEQTLYEKVGGGESIEKVVDYFYEELVLKDPTVNQFFEHTDMVKQKRHQSKFISYALGGPNQYSGNSMAKAHEGMNLQPEHFDAIARHLHDALAHFGVSERDIDEALTRVAALRDDILYK from the coding sequence ATGGCAGAGCAGACACTTTACGAAAAAGTAGGCGGCGGAGAATCTATTGAAAAGGTTGTCGATTATTTTTACGAGGAACTGGTATTGAAGGATCCGACCGTCAATCAGTTTTTCGAGCATACCGATATGGTAAAGCAGAAACGCCATCAATCCAAGTTCATCAGTTATGCTCTGGGAGGGCCTAATCAATATTCAGGCAATTCCATGGCAAAAGCACATGAGGGCATGAATCTGCAGCCGGAACACTTTGATGCGATTGCCAGGCATCTGCATGATGCACTTGCGCATTTTGGAGTGAGTGAGAGGGATATCGATGAAGCTTTGACTCGTGTTGCAGCGCTTCGGGACGATATTTTATACAAATAG
- a CDS encoding Glu/Leu/Phe/Val family dehydrogenase produces MEEALNLFTSTQVVIKEALNKLGYGDEVYELLKEPLRMLTVRIPIRMDDGSIKIFTGYRSQHNDAVGPTKGGVRFHPEVNEDEVKALSMWMSLKCGIVDLPYGGGKGGIICDPRSMSMGELERLSRGYVRAISQIVGPTKDIPAPDVYTNSQIMAWMMDEYSRLREYDSPGFITGKPLVLGGSQGREKATAQGVVICIEEAAKKRGISIEGARVAVQGFGNAGSFLAKFMHDAGAKVVAISDAYGALYDPNGLDIDYLLDRRDSFGTVTTLFDNTLTNEELLELDCDILVPAAVSNQITAANAHNIKASIIVEAANGPTTLEATKILSDREILLVPDVLASSGGVTVSYFEWVQNNQGYYWTEDEVTEKLEKVLVQAFDNVYQTSQQRKVNMRLAAYMVGARKMSEASRFRGWV; encoded by the coding sequence ATGGAAGAGGCTTTAAATTTATTTACTTCAACCCAAGTTGTGATCAAGGAAGCTTTGAACAAGCTCGGCTATGGGGATGAGGTGTATGAGCTGCTGAAAGAGCCGCTGAGAATGCTCACAGTAAGAATTCCGATAAGGATGGATGACGGATCGATAAAAATTTTTACCGGCTACAGATCACAGCATAATGATGCGGTGGGACCGACAAAGGGCGGTGTCCGTTTTCATCCTGAAGTAAATGAAGATGAAGTAAAAGCATTATCCATGTGGATGAGTTTAAAGTGCGGAATTGTGGATCTTCCTTATGGAGGAGGGAAAGGCGGCATCATTTGTGATCCCCGTTCCATGTCAATGGGGGAGCTGGAACGCTTAAGCCGAGGTTATGTTAGGGCAATCAGCCAGATCGTTGGCCCTACAAAAGATATACCTGCTCCGGATGTTTATACGAATTCACAAATCATGGCCTGGATGATGGATGAATACAGCCGCCTCCGTGAGTATGATTCTCCCGGATTTATCACAGGCAAGCCTCTTGTTCTCGGCGGGTCACAAGGAAGGGAAAAGGCTACTGCACAAGGGGTAGTGATCTGCATCGAGGAAGCTGCGAAAAAGCGCGGCATTTCCATTGAAGGAGCACGTGTGGCTGTTCAGGGATTTGGAAATGCAGGAAGCTTCCTGGCAAAATTCATGCATGATGCAGGCGCTAAAGTGGTCGCCATTTCAGATGCCTATGGTGCTCTATATGATCCGAATGGACTGGATATTGATTACCTTCTTGATAGGCGCGATAGCTTTGGAACGGTAACGACCCTTTTCGATAACACTTTGACAAACGAAGAATTGCTTGAACTTGATTGCGATATCCTGGTTCCTGCGGCTGTGTCCAATCAGATTACCGCTGCAAACGCTCATAATATTAAGGCTTCCATCATTGTAGAAGCAGCAAATGGCCCAACCACTCTTGAAGCTACAAAAATTCTTTCAGACCGGGAAATCCTGCTTGTTCCTGATGTTTTAGCAAGCTCAGGCGGTGTAACCGTATCCTATTTCGAATGGGTGCAGAACAACCAGGGGTACTATTGGACTGAAGATGAAGTTACAGAAAAGCTTGAAAAAGTGCTTGTTCAGGCTTTCGATAATGTTTACCAGACTTCACAGCAGAGAAAGGTAAATATGCGTTTAGCTGCTTACATGGTCGGCGCAAGAAAAATGTCTGAAGCCTCCCGCTTCAGAGGCTGGGTTTAA
- a CDS encoding alpha/beta fold hydrolase, whose amino-acid sequence MEQATFSGTEPINGTDVYYEYYKHESSRNTLVLLHGFLSSTFSFRRLIPLLQTEFNVVSMDLPPFGKSGKSQQFVYSYKNLADTVIRLSEKLGFEKVTLIGHSMGGQIVLNVAHSNPDLVDQAVLLCSSGYMKRMKPHIIFSSYIPFFHLYVKLYLQRSGVKQNLKNVVYDHSMIDDEMLYGYLSPFLEDDIFRALTRMIRDREGDMPAAALRKIETPCLLIWGEHDRVVPLHIGKRLNKDLKNSKLVVLKDTGHLVPEERPEDVLKHIRSFVNSVQVCR is encoded by the coding sequence ATGGAACAAGCGACATTTTCAGGAACAGAGCCAATTAATGGAACAGATGTTTATTATGAATACTATAAGCATGAGTCCTCCAGGAATACCCTGGTTCTGCTGCACGGTTTTCTTTCGTCCACCTTTAGCTTTCGCAGGCTGATTCCTCTGCTGCAAACGGAATTCAATGTGGTTTCGATGGATTTACCGCCCTTCGGCAAAAGCGGGAAATCCCAGCAGTTCGTCTACTCCTATAAAAACCTGGCTGATACGGTTATCCGCTTATCAGAAAAACTGGGCTTTGAAAAGGTCACTTTAATAGGGCATTCCATGGGAGGACAGATTGTATTAAATGTTGCACATTCCAACCCTGATCTGGTTGACCAGGCCGTACTGCTGTGCAGTTCCGGGTATATGAAACGAATGAAGCCGCATATCATCTTTTCAAGCTACATACCGTTCTTTCATCTGTATGTGAAATTATATCTTCAGCGCTCAGGGGTAAAACAGAATTTAAAAAATGTTGTTTACGATCATTCCATGATTGATGATGAAATGCTCTATGGCTATTTGTCGCCCTTTTTAGAAGACGATATTTTCCGGGCCTTAACCAGGATGATTCGCGACAGGGAAGGCGATATGCCTGCTGCTGCATTAAGGAAAATAGAAACACCATGCCTTCTAATATGGGGAGAACACGACAGGGTCGTTCCGCTTCATATCGGAAAACGGCTGAATAAAGATTTAAAGAATTCCAAACTGGTGGTGTTAAAAGATACCGGTCATCTCGTGCCGGAAGAGCGGCCGGAAGATGTTCTAAAGCACATTCGGAGTTTTGTAAATTCCGTTCAAGTGTGCAGATGA
- a CDS encoding Lrp/AsnC family transcriptional regulator — MKLTEKQIEVLEILENNSARIPVEDIAKMAQLNVAETETILDKLEEMKVLVRFNSVIDWSKVDGHEGVTAMIDVKVAPKRGVGFDEVAQRIYRFKEVRSVYLMSGAYDLSVIIEGRSMNEVARFVSEKLSTLDSVLSTTTHFILKKYKHDGTIFEQNEDDKRIVVSP, encoded by the coding sequence GTGAAATTAACTGAAAAGCAAATCGAAGTTCTTGAAATTTTAGAAAATAACAGTGCGCGAATCCCTGTTGAAGACATTGCGAAAATGGCTCAATTAAATGTGGCGGAAACTGAAACCATTTTAGATAAGCTCGAGGAAATGAAAGTGCTTGTGCGTTTTAATTCTGTTATTGACTGGTCAAAGGTGGATGGACATGAGGGAGTTACCGCTATGATTGATGTGAAGGTCGCTCCAAAGCGCGGGGTAGGATTCGATGAAGTTGCACAGAGAATTTACCGTTTCAAAGAGGTGAGGTCTGTCTATCTAATGTCCGGCGCCTATGATCTTTCTGTCATCATTGAGGGCCGTTCCATGAATGAGGTAGCCCGATTTGTATCAGAAAAGCTGTCGACTCTTGATTCCGTCTTGTCGACAACAACACACTTTATTCTAAAAAAATATAAGCATGACGGCACTATTTTTGAACAAAATGAAGATGACAAACGAATTGTGGTGTCACCGTAA
- the nhaC gene encoding Na+/H+ antiporter NhaC: MKETTGKKIPFWFAVLPLLVMIAAMIITIVKFEGSPHVPLIAGTIVSAFIAWRFGYKWNDIEEGFYKGIKLALPAILIIIMVGLTIGSWIGGGIVATMVFYGLKLMTPSMFLVSICIICAIVTLAIGSSWSTMGTIGVAGMGIGISMGIPAPMVAGAIISGAYFGDKMSPLSDTTNLAAGITGTDLFEHIKHMFYTTLPALAIAIIAYWFLGRQFGGDDLNNDKISGVMNVLAENFVISPWLLLVPLIVIGLVAKKVPALPALAIGVFLGWLCHIFVQGGAAGDAVNTLQGGFSIESGNTMVDELFNRGGIDDMMYTVSLTIVAMAFGGVMEQTGMLKAIVEQILKLARSARSLVATTVLSAFFTNVAAAEQYISILLPGRMYTQAFKDKNLQSKNLSRALEDGGTVTSVFVPWNTCAVFIMSTLAVHPFEYAPYAILNFTVPILAIVFAMLGYKITFMSDQERKEMEEKDQLAS, translated from the coding sequence ATGAAAGAAACAACAGGAAAGAAAATTCCCTTCTGGTTTGCAGTGCTGCCGCTGCTGGTAATGATTGCTGCAATGATTATTACGATTGTTAAGTTTGAAGGGAGCCCACATGTGCCTTTAATTGCCGGAACAATTGTATCCGCTTTCATCGCATGGCGTTTTGGCTATAAATGGAACGATATTGAGGAGGGCTTCTATAAAGGCATTAAGTTAGCGCTCCCGGCAATTCTGATTATTATAATGGTCGGTTTGACAATTGGCTCCTGGATTGGCGGAGGAATTGTAGCGACCATGGTCTTTTACGGATTAAAGCTAATGACTCCATCCATGTTTTTAGTCTCAATTTGTATTATCTGTGCCATCGTCACTCTGGCAATCGGAAGTTCATGGTCTACAATGGGAACGATTGGCGTCGCCGGAATGGGAATTGGGATCAGCATGGGCATTCCGGCTCCAATGGTGGCGGGAGCTATCATCTCAGGCGCCTATTTCGGAGATAAAATGTCACCCCTGTCAGATACGACTAATTTGGCTGCAGGAATTACTGGTACAGATCTTTTTGAACATATAAAACATATGTTTTACACAACCCTTCCAGCGCTGGCCATTGCCATTATCGCTTACTGGTTTTTGGGAAGGCAATTTGGCGGGGATGATTTGAATAATGATAAAATTTCTGGTGTCATGAATGTTTTAGCGGAGAACTTTGTCATCTCCCCTTGGCTATTATTGGTTCCTTTAATTGTTATAGGATTAGTGGCAAAAAAAGTTCCTGCATTGCCCGCGCTTGCTATTGGTGTTTTCCTTGGCTGGCTTTGCCATATTTTTGTACAGGGGGGCGCTGCAGGGGATGCTGTGAATACACTCCAGGGCGGGTTTTCGATTGAATCAGGAAACACGATGGTGGACGAGCTATTTAATAGAGGCGGCATTGACGATATGATGTATACTGTGTCCCTTACGATAGTGGCGATGGCATTTGGAGGAGTTATGGAGCAGACCGGGATGCTAAAAGCCATTGTTGAACAGATCCTGAAATTGGCCCGTTCAGCAAGAAGCTTAGTAGCCACTACCGTGCTATCTGCTTTCTTTACCAATGTAGCCGCTGCAGAGCAGTACATTTCCATTCTGCTGCCGGGCAGAATGTACACACAGGCATTTAAGGATAAAAATCTGCAATCTAAAAATCTTTCGCGGGCCCTTGAAGATGGAGGTACCGTCACGTCCGTTTTTGTTCCTTGGAATACCTGTGCGGTGTTTATCATGTCAACTCTGGCGGTTCATCCATTTGAATATGCACCATACGCGATTTTAAATTTCACTGTGCCGATTCTGGCTATTGTCTTTGCGATGCTTGGCTACAAAATAACATTCATGAGTGATCAGGAACGAAAAGAAATGGAAGAGAAAGATCAATTAGCTTCTTAA
- the yugI gene encoding S1 domain-containing post-transcriptional regulator GSP13, protein MSEKIEVGSVITGKVTGIQPYGAFVALDENTQGLVHISEVTHGFVKDINEHLKVGDEVKVKVLSVDEAAGKIGLSIRATEEAPQAETKARKPRKRQAAPIKMEDESAQGFNTLKDKLQEWIDQSQREDLIKK, encoded by the coding sequence ATGTCTGAGAAAATCGAAGTAGGCAGTGTTATTACAGGAAAGGTAACGGGTATTCAGCCATATGGTGCGTTCGTAGCATTAGATGAGAATACACAGGGATTAGTCCACATTTCCGAAGTGACTCATGGTTTCGTAAAAGATATTAATGAGCATCTTAAAGTGGGCGATGAAGTAAAAGTGAAGGTTCTTTCTGTTGACGAAGCAGCAGGAAAAATCGGTTTATCAATCCGTGCAACAGAAGAAGCGCCACAAGCAGAAACGAAAGCAAGAAAGCCTCGCAAGCGCCAGGCAGCTCCAATCAAAATGGAAGACGAATCTGCACAGGGATTCAATACACTTAAGGATAAGCTCCAAGAGTGGATTGACCAGTCCCAGCGCGAGGATCTTATTAAGAAGTAA
- a CDS encoding aminotransferase: MKGTKSYLSKTVEELKPSGIRRFFDLAAGMEGVISLGVGEPDFITPWSVREAAILSLEQGYTSYTANAGLMELREEIADYMQKSFGVSYSPQNEIIVTVGASQALDISLRAILDPGDEVIVVEPSFVSYVPLVTLAGGVPVQVQTLKENGFKILPEQLENAITGRTKAIMLCSPNNPTGTMLSGDELNAIAQIAEKYDLLVLSDEIYAELAYDDEYTSFAAIREMKKRTILISGFSKGFAMTGWRLGFVCAPEEISQAMLKIHQYAMMCAPTMAQFAALEALKTGRSDVEVMKKSYKRRRNYFVQSLNELGLTCHMPGGAFYAFPSIESTGLSSEEFAEKLLLEEKVAVVPGNIFGESGEGHVRCSYATSMELLQEAIKRISHFIKQNQKA; encoded by the coding sequence ATGAAGGGAACAAAGTCTTATTTATCCAAAACGGTAGAAGAGCTGAAGCCTTCCGGGATTCGCCGCTTTTTTGACCTTGCTGCAGGAATGGAAGGAGTCATTTCCCTTGGGGTGGGTGAACCTGATTTTATCACACCCTGGTCAGTGCGTGAAGCAGCCATCCTTTCACTTGAGCAGGGATATACCTCTTATACGGCTAATGCCGGGTTAATGGAGCTGCGGGAGGAAATTGCAGATTATATGCAAAAAAGCTTCGGAGTTTCTTATTCACCCCAAAATGAAATTATCGTTACGGTGGGAGCGAGCCAGGCATTGGATATATCTCTAAGGGCAATCCTTGATCCGGGTGATGAAGTAATTGTGGTTGAACCAAGCTTTGTTTCCTATGTTCCCTTAGTAACTCTTGCGGGAGGTGTGCCTGTGCAGGTCCAGACTTTAAAGGAGAATGGGTTTAAGATTCTGCCTGAGCAGCTGGAAAACGCAATAACCGGCAGGACTAAAGCCATTATGCTTTGTTCGCCCAATAATCCGACTGGAACAATGTTATCCGGAGATGAACTGAACGCAATTGCACAAATAGCTGAAAAGTACGACTTGCTGGTTCTTTCTGATGAAATATATGCAGAGCTTGCTTATGATGATGAGTATACGAGTTTTGCCGCCATCAGAGAGATGAAGAAAAGAACAATCTTAATTTCGGGATTTTCAAAGGGGTTTGCCATGACAGGCTGGAGATTGGGGTTTGTCTGCGCTCCTGAGGAGATCTCGCAGGCAATGCTGAAAATTCACCAATATGCGATGATGTGCGCACCTACGATGGCACAGTTTGCTGCACTTGAAGCCTTGAAGACTGGCAGATCAGATGTTGAGGTTATGAAAAAGAGCTATAAGCGCAGGCGGAATTATTTTGTTCAGTCTCTAAATGAACTGGGATTAACCTGCCATATGCCGGGTGGAGCCTTTTATGCTTTCCCATCTATTGAAAGTACGGGACTTTCTTCTGAAGAATTTGCAGAAAAACTGCTGCTGGAGGAAAAGGTAGCGGTCGTGCCAGGCAATATTTTTGGCGAAAGCGGGGAAGGCCATGTGCGCTGCTCTTATGCCACCTCCATGGAACTTCTGCAGGAAGCGATCAAGAGAATTAGCCATTTTATAAAGCAGAATCAGAAAGCATAA
- a CDS encoding sigma-54 interaction domain-containing protein: MNHREIEQLQLKNKIFQRILDEIDVGVHVVNEEGRTTFYNKKMAQIEGMDYEDVLDKNLLDVFSFNQNEDSTLLQALKNGSKIKNAKQTYFNNKGQEITTINNTFPIMEDGEQIGAMEIARDVTKLEKLIRENMNKRGDTRYTFDSIIGSSDEINEVVEASKRATRTSSSVLIIGETGTGKELFAQSIHNGSSRSSKPFISQNCAALPDSLIEGLLFGTKKGAFTGSIERPGLFEQANGGTLLLDEINSLNPSLQAKLLRVLQEKTVRRVGDTKDRTVDVRIIATINEDPIDAISEDRLRKDLYYRLSVVSLFIPPLRKRRKDIRDLAQFFIEKYNQLFGMNVAEINEEVMSKFEQYDWPGNVRELEHIIEGAMNLIDQEETISYVHLPLHFRNKPQFKEEPNETGHLEDLLIQKNKPIKSLEQYIQEAETYYLKKVLKHHGNNITQAAKSLCMSRQNLQYRLRKYGVRKENS; this comes from the coding sequence ATGAATCACAGGGAAATTGAACAGCTCCAACTAAAAAACAAGATCTTTCAGCGGATTTTAGATGAAATAGATGTTGGTGTCCACGTAGTGAATGAGGAAGGAAGAACAACTTTCTACAATAAAAAAATGGCTCAAATAGAAGGCATGGATTATGAAGATGTATTGGATAAAAATCTTCTGGATGTGTTTTCTTTCAACCAAAACGAAGACAGCACCTTACTTCAGGCGCTCAAAAATGGCAGCAAAATTAAAAATGCCAAACAAACCTATTTTAACAATAAGGGGCAGGAAATTACCACGATTAATAATACTTTTCCAATTATGGAAGATGGCGAACAGATTGGCGCTATGGAAATCGCACGTGATGTAACCAAGCTTGAAAAGCTGATCAGAGAAAATATGAATAAACGCGGAGACACCCGCTATACTTTCGATAGTATAATTGGCTCAAGTGACGAGATCAATGAAGTGGTTGAAGCGAGCAAAAGAGCAACCCGGACTAGTTCTTCTGTCCTGATTATCGGAGAGACCGGTACAGGAAAAGAGCTCTTTGCCCAAAGCATCCATAATGGCAGCAGCCGATCTTCAAAACCATTTATCTCTCAAAATTGCGCTGCTCTTCCAGACAGTCTGATAGAGGGTCTTCTATTTGGCACAAAAAAAGGTGCATTTACAGGCTCCATTGAAAGGCCTGGATTGTTTGAACAGGCAAATGGCGGGACTTTGCTGCTTGATGAAATCAATTCACTTAATCCATCCCTGCAGGCAAAGCTATTGAGAGTTTTACAGGAAAAAACGGTCCGCAGGGTCGGTGATACGAAGGACCGGACAGTAGATGTTAGAATTATAGCAACCATTAACGAAGACCCGATTGATGCTATCTCAGAAGACCGCCTGCGAAAAGATTTATATTACAGGCTGAGTGTTGTTTCCCTCTTCATTCCGCCTCTCCGAAAGAGAAGAAAGGATATCCGGGATCTTGCACAATTTTTCATAGAAAAATACAATCAGCTCTTTGGAATGAATGTAGCGGAAATCAATGAAGAAGTAATGAGCAAATTCGAGCAATACGATTGGCCGGGCAATGTACGGGAATTGGAGCATATTATCGAAGGAGCCATGAATCTGATTGATCAGGAAGAAACCATCAGCTATGTGCATTTGCCTCTTCATTTCCGGAATAAGCCGCAATTCAAGGAGGAGCCGAACGAAACCGGTCATTTGGAGGATTTGCTGATTCAGAAAAACAAGCCTATTAAATCACTTGAACAATATATACAGGAAGCCGAAACCTACTATCTAAAGAAAGTCCTTAAACACCATGGCAATAATATAACCCAAGCCGCAAAATCCCTTTGCATGAGCCGGCAAAATCTTCAATATAGGCTGAGGAAGTACGGAGTCAGGAAAGAAAACAGCTGA
- a CDS encoding ornithine--oxo-acid transaminase has translation MTEATKSKSLIEQTEKYGAHNYHPLPIVISKAEGVWVEDPEGNKYMDMLSAYSAVNQGHRHPKIIQALKEQADRVTLTSRAFHNDQLGPWYEMICELTNKEMALPMNTGAEAVETAIKAARRWAYDVKGVADNQAEIIACVGNFHGRTMTAVSLSSEEEYKRGFGPMLPGIKLIPYGDLDALKEAITENTAAFLIEPIQGEAGIVIPPEGFLKKAFETCKENNVLFIADEIQAGLARSGKMFACEWEDVDPDMYILGKALGGGVFPISCVVANKDVLGVFNPGSHGSTFGGNPMACAVSVASMDVLVEEKLAERSLKLGEYFMGKLKEINNPVIKEVRGRGLFIGVELNEPARKYCEELKEQGLLCKETHDTVIRFAPPLVISEEELDWAIERINKVLS, from the coding sequence TTGACTGAAGCGACAAAATCAAAATCACTAATTGAACAAACTGAAAAATACGGTGCACACAACTATCATCCGCTGCCAATCGTTATTTCCAAAGCGGAAGGTGTTTGGGTGGAAGACCCTGAAGGAAATAAATATATGGATATGCTAAGTGCATATTCAGCTGTAAACCAGGGGCACCGCCATCCAAAAATCATTCAGGCGCTGAAGGAACAGGCAGATCGTGTAACATTAACTTCACGTGCTTTCCATAACGATCAGCTTGGACCATGGTATGAAATGATCTGTGAACTGACAAATAAAGAGATGGCTCTCCCTATGAACACAGGGGCAGAAGCAGTCGAAACGGCAATTAAAGCTGCACGCCGCTGGGCTTATGACGTAAAAGGGGTTGCAGATAACCAGGCGGAGATCATTGCTTGTGTCGGAAACTTCCATGGCCGTACAATGACAGCGGTTTCCCTTTCTTCTGAAGAAGAATATAAGCGCGGATTCGGACCAATGCTTCCAGGCATTAAGCTGATCCCGTACGGAGACCTTGACGCTCTTAAAGAAGCAATCACTGAGAATACGGCAGCTTTCTTAATTGAGCCGATTCAAGGTGAAGCTGGAATTGTGATTCCTCCAGAAGGCTTCTTGAAAAAAGCATTTGAAACTTGCAAGGAGAACAATGTTTTATTCATTGCAGATGAAATTCAGGCAGGCCTTGCGCGTTCCGGTAAAATGTTTGCCTGCGAATGGGAAGATGTAGATCCTGACATGTACATTTTAGGGAAAGCGCTTGGAGGAGGAGTATTCCCGATTTCGTGTGTGGTTGCGAATAAAGATGTTCTTGGGGTATTTAATCCAGGATCCCATGGCTCAACATTTGGAGGAAATCCAATGGCTTGTGCAGTTTCAGTTGCTTCAATGGACGTATTGGTTGAAGAGAAGCTTGCAGAGCGCTCGCTTAAGCTGGGTGAATATTTCATGGGCAAATTAAAAGAAATTAATAATCCTGTCATTAAAGAAGTGCGCGGCCGCGGCTTATTTATTGGTGTTGAGCTGAATGAGCCGGCACGCAAATATTGCGAAGAGCTTAAAGAACAAGGTTTGCTTTGCAAAGAAACGCATGACACAGTTATTCGCTTTGCCCCGCCTTTAGTCATTTCTGAAGAAGAGCTTGATTGGGCAATAGAAAGAATCAATAAAGTATTAAGCTAA
- a CDS encoding helix-turn-helix domain-containing protein, protein MSNIGHNIKACRERANMTQQQLALKVRVGTGTIAKYENGDQIPDTQTVLKISTALDIPASELLEQEMQKGQSGIDYEIEQLVREIGTKKAKLILRKAKEFSEEDFLRVMQMLYEIKYDQKV, encoded by the coding sequence ATGTCAAATATAGGCCATAACATTAAAGCTTGCCGCGAACGCGCAAATATGACCCAGCAGCAGCTCGCATTAAAGGTGAGAGTGGGGACGGGTACGATTGCAAAATACGAAAATGGAGATCAGATTCCTGATACACAGACTGTTTTAAAAATCTCAACAGCCCTGGATATTCCAGCTTCCGAACTGCTTGAACAGGAAATGCAGAAGGGCCAGTCAGGAATCGATTATGAAATCGAACAGCTTGTGCGTGAAATTGGCACAAAAAAAGCAAAGCTTATCTTAAGGAAAGCTAAGGAATTCAGTGAGGAAGATTTCCTCCGTGTCATGCAAATGCTATATGAAATTAAATATGATCAAAAAGTTTAA